A single Cnuibacter physcomitrellae DNA region contains:
- a CDS encoding TetR/AcrR family transcriptional regulator, whose amino-acid sequence MARAYSSPRRAAEAASTRAAIIAAAAKLFVRDGYAATSLKAIATEANVAVPTVQLQGSKHSLLIAAFEVAFAGDEGKHSLTERPSLVSIMSEPDLATAIDRYVEFLDDANQRAAGIVRAMAAAADADPAARAAYEELEQRRHRDMLLAAGWFAGRGVIPEERVAEAADVLGYITSADAYLHFTRARGWTRTQWRNWTANQLAHLSDQLGGL is encoded by the coding sequence ATGGCCCGCGCGTACAGCTCACCTCGCCGAGCGGCGGAGGCGGCCTCCACCCGTGCGGCGATCATCGCGGCGGCCGCGAAGCTGTTCGTCCGAGACGGCTACGCGGCGACCTCGCTCAAGGCGATCGCGACGGAGGCGAACGTCGCGGTCCCCACCGTGCAGCTGCAGGGCAGCAAGCACTCCCTTCTCATCGCCGCCTTCGAGGTCGCGTTCGCCGGGGACGAGGGGAAGCACTCCCTGACCGAGAGGCCGAGCCTGGTCTCGATCATGTCCGAGCCCGACCTGGCGACCGCGATCGACAGGTACGTCGAGTTCCTCGACGACGCCAACCAGCGTGCGGCCGGGATCGTCCGGGCGATGGCTGCGGCGGCGGACGCCGACCCGGCGGCGCGCGCCGCCTACGAGGAGCTCGAGCAGCGACGCCACCGCGACATGCTCCTCGCTGCGGGCTGGTTCGCCGGCCGGGGCGTCATCCCCGAGGAGCGCGTCGCGGAGGCCGCGGACGTGCTCGGGTACATCACCAGCGCCGACGCGTACCTGCACTTCACACGGGCCAGGGGCTGGACGCGCACCCAGTGGCGCAACTGGACGGCGAACCAGCTGGCGCACCTGTCCGACCAGCTGGGCGGCCTCTAG
- a CDS encoding APC family permease, with protein sequence MTSQKTSTETAPPGGEAQRETFHAKGLSVAKVGAIGGAIIGISCIAPAYTLTSGLGPVVSVVGLQVPAVLLIGFIPMLLVLFGYRELNSAMPDSGTSFTWATRAFGPWIGWMAGWGLIAATILVLSNLAAVAVDFLFILLSQITGNPDIADLTGELWLNILITAVFTALAAWISYRGVEATQKVQIALVGFQLLALGWYVVAAFVAIGSGNAYDYTPVTLDWFNPFAAEGGLTAITAGVSLSIFLFWGWDVVVTMNEEAKDPKRTPGRAALITILVIVALYMLVTIATLSYAGIGDTGLGAGNPENQESIFAVLSSPIMGPFAILMSIAILSSSAASLQSTMISPSRTLLAMGYYGALPPSFKRISPRFKSPSVATIASAVTAIVFYTVMRLLSENALWDTITALGLMVCFYYGLTGVAAFWFFRRTWFRSVRNVFYRFLFPLLGGLALLAMFVKTAVDSYAPSYGSGSALFATTYDADGVAQDGVGLVFVMSIGILVLGVIIMAVCAVRNPAFFRGAILPRAAAPAGE encoded by the coding sequence ATGACCAGCCAGAAGACCTCGACCGAGACCGCCCCTCCCGGCGGGGAGGCCCAGCGCGAGACGTTCCACGCCAAGGGCCTGAGCGTCGCGAAGGTCGGCGCCATCGGCGGTGCGATCATCGGCATCTCGTGCATCGCCCCCGCGTACACGCTCACGTCCGGCCTCGGGCCGGTGGTGAGCGTGGTGGGTCTCCAGGTGCCCGCCGTGCTGCTCATCGGCTTCATCCCGATGCTGCTCGTGCTTTTCGGATACCGCGAGCTCAACTCGGCCATGCCCGACTCCGGCACGAGCTTCACCTGGGCCACGCGCGCCTTCGGTCCGTGGATCGGCTGGATGGCGGGATGGGGACTCATCGCGGCCACCATCCTCGTGCTCTCGAACCTGGCGGCCGTCGCGGTCGACTTCCTGTTCATCCTGCTGTCGCAGATCACCGGCAACCCCGACATCGCCGACCTCACCGGCGAGCTCTGGCTTAACATCCTGATCACGGCTGTGTTCACCGCGCTCGCGGCCTGGATCAGCTACCGGGGTGTGGAGGCCACGCAGAAGGTGCAGATCGCCCTCGTCGGGTTCCAGCTGCTCGCGCTCGGCTGGTACGTGGTCGCGGCGTTCGTCGCGATCGGCAGCGGCAACGCCTACGACTACACGCCCGTCACGCTCGACTGGTTCAACCCGTTCGCCGCCGAGGGCGGGCTCACCGCGATCACGGCCGGCGTCTCGCTCTCGATCTTCCTGTTCTGGGGCTGGGATGTCGTGGTCACCATGAACGAGGAGGCGAAGGACCCCAAGCGCACGCCCGGCCGTGCCGCGCTCATCACGATCCTCGTCATCGTGGCGCTGTACATGCTCGTCACGATCGCCACCCTGTCGTACGCGGGCATCGGCGACACCGGCCTCGGCGCGGGCAACCCGGAGAACCAGGAGTCGATCTTCGCGGTGCTCTCGTCGCCGATCATGGGCCCGTTCGCCATCCTGATGTCGATCGCGATCCTGTCGTCGTCGGCGGCGTCGCTGCAGTCGACGATGATCTCCCCGTCGCGGACGCTGCTCGCTATGGGCTACTACGGGGCGCTGCCGCCGTCGTTCAAGCGGATCAGCCCCCGTTTCAAGTCGCCGTCGGTGGCGACGATCGCGTCCGCGGTCACCGCGATCGTGTTCTACACCGTGATGCGCCTGCTGTCGGAGAACGCCCTGTGGGACACCATCACCGCCCTCGGCCTGATGGTCTGCTTCTACTACGGGCTGACGGGCGTGGCAGCGTTCTGGTTCTTCCGGCGCACCTGGTTCCGCTCGGTGCGGAACGTGTTCTACCGGTTCCTGTTCCCGCTGCTCGGCGGCCTGGCGCTGCTCGCCATGTTCGTGAAGACGGCCGTCGACTCGTACGCGCCCTCCTACGGATCCGGATCCGCCCTGTTCGCGACCACCTACGACGCCGACGGGGTCGCCCAGGACGGCGTCGGACTCGTGTTCGTGATGAGCATCGGCATCCTCGTGCTCGGCGTCATCATCATGGCGGTCTGCGCGGTGCGGAACCCCGCCTTCTTCCGCGGCGCGATCCTCCCGCGCGCCGCCGCCCCCGCGGGGGAGTAG
- a CDS encoding BphX family protein: MKSLAWWCRAVGMVYLVLGSTFIPAINTGRVEQLVPGFDGALDGPAWAGFVDYLFMFGLEELVLGAFLIAVSFVPRWFEPVVLLVCALSVVRGIGHDVYMISQGYSIVSNTIFIALHTAIIVTGLVFLRRARIRSGWLATLPSGPRSTSKGRQRA, encoded by the coding sequence ATGAAATCTTTGGCATGGTGGTGCCGAGCAGTCGGCATGGTCTATCTCGTCCTCGGCAGCACGTTCATCCCTGCGATCAACACGGGCCGGGTGGAGCAGCTCGTCCCCGGGTTCGACGGCGCGCTCGACGGCCCCGCGTGGGCGGGCTTCGTCGACTACCTGTTCATGTTCGGACTCGAGGAGCTGGTCCTCGGCGCGTTCCTCATCGCGGTCTCGTTCGTGCCGCGATGGTTCGAACCGGTGGTCCTGCTCGTCTGCGCCCTCTCCGTCGTGCGCGGGATCGGGCACGACGTCTACATGATCAGCCAGGGCTACTCGATCGTGTCGAACACGATCTTCATCGCCCTCCACACGGCGATCATCGTCACCGGCCTGGTGTTCCTACGGCGGGCCCGCATCCGATCCGGCTGGCTCGCGACCCTCCCGTCCGGCCCTCGCTCGACCTCGAAGGGCCGGCAGCGGGCGTGA
- the manA gene encoding mannose-6-phosphate isomerase, class I, whose translation MLRIDGVSKTYDWGSREAIPALLGQEPDGQPVAEVWYGAHPTAPSPVPAAGTTLDRLLADRADEYFAGGAGELAYLLKLLAPGQPVSLQVHPSTELSAAGYADENSAGVPLDAPHRTFKDPHAKPEMVFAVTPFRGMVGFRPLDEAVALLSGLGSSPAPAVLERLRAGELRSAFEALVLVNGDPGPLIEEVVARGDEVGAVVAELAGHHPGDAGALAPLLLAVWSLDPGEALFVPSGVPHAYLSGVAVELMANSDNVVRAGLTRKHVDRRALLEATDFERAVAVERPLVEGPVRTIAPEGSPLRLVSATLEGSTALLPLASEGPAIVLGVSGRVQVATSVESQQLDPGQAVVVAPAEGAVAVSGTGLVVAAFAV comes from the coding sequence ATGCTGAGGATCGACGGAGTGTCGAAGACATACGACTGGGGTTCGCGCGAGGCGATCCCCGCCCTCCTCGGGCAGGAGCCCGACGGGCAGCCGGTCGCCGAGGTCTGGTACGGCGCGCATCCCACCGCACCGAGCCCGGTGCCTGCGGCTGGGACGACCCTCGACCGGCTGCTCGCCGACCGCGCAGACGAGTACTTCGCGGGCGGCGCGGGGGAGCTCGCGTACCTGCTGAAGCTGCTGGCCCCCGGCCAGCCGGTCTCGTTGCAGGTCCATCCCTCGACCGAGCTCTCGGCGGCGGGGTACGCGGACGAGAACAGCGCAGGCGTCCCGTTGGATGCGCCGCACCGCACGTTCAAGGATCCGCACGCGAAGCCGGAGATGGTGTTCGCGGTGACGCCGTTCCGGGGGATGGTCGGATTCCGGCCGCTCGACGAGGCGGTCGCCCTGCTGTCCGGGCTCGGGTCGTCGCCCGCTCCCGCGGTGCTCGAGCGGCTGCGGGCGGGGGAGCTCCGCTCGGCCTTCGAGGCGCTGGTGCTCGTGAACGGTGATCCCGGGCCGCTCATCGAGGAGGTGGTGGCGCGGGGTGACGAGGTCGGTGCTGTCGTCGCCGAGCTCGCCGGCCACCATCCCGGGGATGCGGGCGCGCTGGCGCCTCTGCTGCTCGCGGTGTGGAGCCTGGACCCGGGCGAGGCGCTCTTCGTCCCCTCCGGTGTGCCGCACGCCTACCTCTCGGGCGTCGCCGTGGAGCTGATGGCGAACTCCGACAACGTCGTGCGCGCGGGCCTCACCCGGAAGCACGTCGACCGGCGGGCGCTCCTGGAGGCGACGGACTTCGAGCGGGCCGTCGCGGTGGAGCGACCTCTCGTCGAGGGGCCGGTGCGCACGATCGCGCCCGAGGGGAGCCCGCTGCGGCTGGTCTCCGCGACCCTCGAGGGGTCGACCGCGCTCCTCCCGCTCGCGTCGGAGGGTCCGGCGATCGTCCTCGGCGTGAGCGGTCGCGTGCAGGTCGCGACGTCCGTCGAGTCGCAGCAGCTCGATCCCGGGCAGGCCGTCGTGGTCGCCCCCGCGGAGGGCGCGGTCGCCGTCTCGGGCACGGGCCTCGTCGTCGCCGCCTTCGCCGTGTGA
- a CDS encoding ribbon-helix-helix domain-containing protein, giving the protein MTSESTSRDDRAPEPFDALTGWPTTPEQEEFYAAWAADVERDDYEPDTSNATVYVGAEAARQGRELLLSVMTEEELDRITGPGRPSLSGTVGDGPSRKRQVRLPAQLDELLELRIAAEGRGASEILRDALEQYLRAS; this is encoded by the coding sequence GTGACGAGCGAATCGACATCGCGCGACGACCGAGCGCCGGAGCCATTCGACGCCCTCACCGGCTGGCCGACCACTCCCGAACAGGAGGAGTTCTACGCCGCCTGGGCGGCCGACGTCGAGCGCGACGACTACGAGCCCGACACGAGCAACGCGACCGTGTACGTCGGAGCGGAGGCGGCGCGACAGGGACGCGAGCTGCTCCTGTCGGTGATGACCGAGGAGGAGCTCGACCGCATCACCGGCCCCGGACGGCCGAGCCTCAGCGGGACCGTCGGCGACGGCCCGTCGCGCAAGCGGCAGGTGCGGCTCCCGGCGCAGCTCGACGAGCTCCTCGAGCTGCGCATCGCCGCCGAGGGCCGCGGAGCGAGCGAGATCCTGCGCGACGCGCTCGAGCAGTATCTGCGCGCCTCCTGA
- a CDS encoding TetR/AcrR family transcriptional regulator translates to MTTTSPSRSPRRRMQPAERVAQIAATAEEVALSEGLAAITVRSVAARMGVAPSLVAHYVPSMDELVTATFDRVARREISAMSALLERAATPLEQLRLLVGVVAAPDREDVPLWSDAWSLARRNTSLAAAARDCLDAWQGVASSIVAAGRASGAFPSGDPEHVGLVLFALIDATNAYSRVAYRTDADRSALIRTAVASALGLAPGAL, encoded by the coding sequence ATGACGACGACGTCGCCGAGCCGCTCACCGAGACGCCGGATGCAGCCCGCGGAACGCGTGGCGCAGATCGCGGCGACGGCCGAGGAGGTCGCCCTCTCGGAGGGGCTCGCCGCGATCACGGTGCGGTCGGTGGCGGCGCGGATGGGGGTCGCGCCCTCGCTGGTCGCCCACTACGTCCCGAGCATGGATGAGCTGGTCACGGCCACGTTCGACCGCGTCGCCCGGCGCGAGATCTCCGCGATGTCGGCGCTCCTGGAGCGTGCGGCGACGCCGCTCGAGCAGCTGCGTCTGCTGGTGGGCGTGGTGGCCGCCCCGGACCGCGAGGACGTGCCCCTCTGGTCGGACGCGTGGAGTCTGGCCCGGCGGAACACCTCGCTCGCCGCGGCCGCGCGCGACTGCCTCGACGCCTGGCAGGGCGTCGCGAGCTCGATCGTCGCCGCGGGCCGGGCGTCGGGCGCGTTCCCCTCGGGCGACCCCGAGCACGTGGGCCTGGTGCTGTTCGCTCTGATCGACGCCACCAACGCCTACAGCCGCGTCGCGTACCGCACCGACGCCGACCGCTCCGCCCTCATCCGCACCGCCGTCGCGAGCGCCCTCGGCCTCGCCCCCGGCGCGCTGTAG
- a CDS encoding NAD(P)-dependent oxidoreductase, producing MSGVGVDGADGSVRATVGLVGLGTMGGAMARRLLASGVDVTVWNRSAGPVEEAVALGAVAAARPEDCFAADVTISILANDASVEAVFDEATLAAARPGAVHVNMATVSLAAARRLAELHALAGVEYLAAPVLGRAQVAEAGALNIVAAGSETALERARGTLDLLGKRTWFLGERPEQANLVKIGVNFTLIHALQALAESIALVESGGVDPRLFVDVLTDAAFTGSAYTGYGPMIADRRYSPPGFTVPLGLKDLGLTEAAAAELGVALPTAPTLRSMFESALADEELARLDWSAIAEITRGMAA from the coding sequence TGGCGCGCCGCCTCCTCGCCTCCGGGGTCGACGTGACGGTGTGGAACCGCTCGGCGGGGCCGGTCGAGGAGGCGGTGGCGCTCGGCGCGGTCGCCGCGGCACGTCCCGAGGACTGCTTCGCGGCGGACGTGACGATCTCGATCCTGGCGAACGACGCCTCCGTCGAGGCGGTGTTCGACGAGGCGACGCTCGCGGCGGCCCGGCCGGGGGCGGTGCACGTCAACATGGCCACCGTGAGCCTCGCCGCCGCACGCCGCCTGGCCGAGCTGCACGCGCTCGCCGGCGTGGAGTACCTGGCGGCGCCGGTGCTGGGCCGGGCGCAGGTCGCCGAGGCGGGCGCACTGAACATCGTCGCGGCCGGATCGGAGACCGCGCTCGAACGAGCGCGGGGAACCCTCGATCTGCTCGGCAAGCGCACGTGGTTCCTCGGAGAGCGCCCGGAGCAGGCGAACCTGGTCAAGATCGGCGTGAACTTCACCCTCATCCACGCCCTGCAGGCCCTCGCCGAGTCGATCGCCCTCGTGGAGAGCGGCGGCGTCGACCCGCGGCTGTTCGTCGACGTGCTCACGGATGCCGCGTTCACCGGATCGGCCTACACCGGGTACGGGCCGATGATCGCGGATCGGCGCTACTCGCCGCCGGGCTTCACCGTGCCCCTCGGGCTCAAGGACCTGGGGCTCACCGAGGCCGCAGCGGCCGAGCTGGGCGTCGCGCTCCCGACGGCGCCGACGCTGCGGTCGATGTTCGAGAGCGCGCTCGCCGACGAGGAGCTCGCGCGGCTCGACTGGTCCGCCATCGCCGAGATCACGCGGGGTATGGCCGCCTAG
- a CDS encoding threonine aldolase family protein: MIERLHDADRRGFASDNYAGVHPELLEAIAVANGGHQISYGEDVYTEHLQSVMREHFGDRAEAFPVFNGTGANVVSLQSMLPRWGAVVCSTTAHIHTDENAAPERVAGLKLLTVPTPDGKLTPELIDVEAWGWGDEHRAQPLAVSITQTSELGTAYTVDEVAAITEHAHSLGMRVHLDGSRISNAAASLGVPLRAFTTDAGVDVVSLGGTKNGMLAGEAVLVLNPDAVDGIPFLRKLDMQLASKMRFVSAQLIALFGTDLWLRSASHANGMAQRLRSAVEGLPGVTLTQETQANAVFAILPAGVADRLRESFRFYDWNPATGEVRWMCSFDTTEADVDAFADALRRELASA; encoded by the coding sequence GTGATCGAGAGACTGCACGACGCCGACCGCCGGGGCTTCGCCTCCGACAACTACGCCGGGGTCCACCCCGAGCTGCTCGAGGCCATCGCGGTGGCGAACGGCGGCCACCAGATCTCCTACGGCGAGGACGTCTACACCGAGCACCTCCAGTCGGTCATGCGCGAGCACTTCGGCGACCGCGCCGAGGCCTTCCCCGTCTTCAACGGAACCGGCGCGAACGTGGTCTCCCTGCAGTCGATGCTGCCCCGATGGGGTGCGGTGGTCTGCTCGACCACCGCGCACATCCACACCGACGAGAACGCCGCCCCTGAGCGGGTCGCCGGCCTCAAGCTGCTCACCGTGCCGACCCCCGACGGGAAGCTCACCCCCGAGCTCATCGACGTCGAGGCCTGGGGATGGGGCGACGAGCACCGTGCCCAGCCGCTCGCCGTGTCGATCACGCAGACCTCCGAGCTCGGCACCGCCTACACGGTCGACGAGGTCGCGGCGATCACCGAGCACGCGCACTCGCTCGGCATGCGGGTGCACCTCGACGGATCGCGGATCTCCAACGCCGCCGCCTCCCTCGGTGTGCCGCTCCGCGCCTTCACCACCGACGCGGGCGTCGACGTCGTCTCGCTCGGCGGCACCAAGAACGGGATGCTCGCCGGCGAGGCCGTGCTGGTCCTGAACCCGGATGCGGTCGACGGCATCCCCTTCCTCCGCAAGCTCGACATGCAGCTGGCGTCGAAGATGCGCTTCGTGTCCGCGCAGCTGATCGCCCTGTTCGGCACCGACCTGTGGCTCCGGTCGGCGTCGCACGCGAACGGGATGGCCCAGCGGCTGCGTTCGGCCGTGGAGGGGCTGCCGGGTGTGACGCTGACGCAGGAGACTCAGGCGAACGCGGTGTTCGCGATCCTGCCCGCCGGGGTCGCCGACCGCCTGCGGGAGTCGTTCCGCTTCTACGACTGGAACCCCGCGACGGGCGAGGTGCGCTGGATGTGCTCGTTCGACACCACCGAGGCCGACGTCGACGCCTTCGCCGACGCCCTCCGCCGCGAGCTCGCCTCCGCCTGA
- a CDS encoding DUF3140 domain-containing protein, whose amino-acid sequence MADDDEDATTWDEFREAVNMTPKQLDRWLGTDESKEVGQKGGGSESVGHRSGRHIIRILEKRKADLTSADYAHMRKVVGYVHRHLEQRPSGDVTETPWRYSLMNWGHDPEKS is encoded by the coding sequence ATGGCTGACGACGACGAGGACGCGACGACTTGGGACGAGTTCCGGGAGGCGGTGAACATGACGCCCAAGCAGCTCGATCGGTGGCTCGGCACCGACGAGTCGAAGGAGGTCGGCCAGAAGGGCGGCGGATCGGAGTCGGTCGGGCACCGGAGCGGGCGGCACATCATCCGCATCCTCGAGAAGAGGAAGGCCGATCTCACGAGCGCCGACTACGCGCACATGCGCAAGGTCGTCGGATACGTGCATCGCCACCTGGAGCAGCGCCCGTCGGGCGACGTCACCGAGACGCCCTGGCGCTACTCGCTGATGAACTGGGGCCACGATCCCGAGAAGTCCTGA
- a CDS encoding universal stress protein has product MGYTADDRGFEALALATSLARRADAELVITLILRQPSPYSGAESGLYTNDPIVRERVTTWEREALACVPDGIRARTELRAADDEASGLLDAVAEHDASVIVIGARSNPLLQAIAIGSTANALLHSSEVPVALAPVGYGHTTGVTRVTAVYGTRPGAAAVVGTAVEAADRRGVPLRLLSLLPADETAETVVDEAAEQVRRFGGEALGSRAEEVLAREATTVEVVGGTDLEDAVTRVDWIDGEIALVGSSRLAPRGRVFIGSTAQRLMRRIPTPLIVIPRDYSYGPASV; this is encoded by the coding sequence GTGGGCTACACCGCCGACGACCGCGGCTTCGAAGCGCTCGCCCTCGCCACGTCGCTCGCGCGTCGCGCCGACGCGGAGCTGGTGATCACGCTCATCCTGCGCCAGCCCTCGCCGTACAGCGGCGCCGAGTCGGGTCTCTACACGAACGACCCGATCGTCCGCGAGCGCGTGACCACGTGGGAGCGGGAGGCGCTCGCCTGCGTGCCCGACGGGATCCGCGCGCGCACCGAGCTGCGCGCCGCCGACGACGAGGCGAGCGGACTGCTGGACGCGGTGGCCGAGCACGACGCCTCCGTCATCGTCATCGGAGCCCGGTCCAATCCGTTGCTGCAAGCGATCGCGATCGGCAGCACCGCCAACGCCCTGTTGCACTCCTCCGAGGTGCCCGTCGCCCTGGCGCCCGTCGGCTACGGCCACACCACGGGGGTCACCCGGGTCACCGCCGTCTACGGCACGCGCCCCGGCGCGGCCGCCGTCGTGGGCACCGCCGTCGAGGCGGCCGATCGGCGCGGGGTGCCCCTCCGGCTGCTCAGCCTGCTGCCCGCCGACGAGACCGCGGAGACGGTCGTGGACGAGGCCGCCGAGCAGGTCCGCCGCTTCGGGGGCGAGGCTCTCGGGTCCCGCGCCGAGGAGGTGCTCGCCCGCGAGGCGACCACCGTCGAGGTGGTCGGCGGCACCGACCTCGAGGATGCGGTCACCCGCGTCGACTGGATCGACGGCGAGATCGCCCTCGTCGGGTCGAGCCGGCTCGCGCCGCGCGGCCGCGTCTTCATCGGCAGCACGGCGCAACGGCTGATGCGACGCATCCCGACACCCCTCATCGTCATCCCCCGCGACTACAGCTACGGCCCGGCCTCCGTCTGA
- a CDS encoding glycosyltransferase, whose protein sequence is MAREGRTALLCSMPAVGHVGPMLVVAEELLRRGWRVRFLTGRRYRAQVEAAGAEYAQLPAEADTLDEVGTGERNRGRATINLGVEEAFVRPAYAAADAVLRLLEEEPAEVVLHDMTFLGVQALFARPADDRPLMVMCGIGPAGFSSRDCPPYGLGIIPSSNRAWGRMRDAVLNRTAKLVLAPAHKALDRFLESVGAPTLDGSFFMDVLARSDLLAQFTVPEFEYPRSDAPDALRFYGPMAGPARRPGPPPEWWPRLQEGTPLVHVTQGTVANTDFSEVIEPTLAALADERVQVVVSAGGAALDGLPPLPSNAFAASYLDYEALLPRTSVFVTNGGYGGLHHAMRYGVPIVIAGDSEDKVETSARVEWSGVGVNLRTGRPTPDQVGTAVRRLLDDPSFARRSAALGASISAARGARGLVDDVEAAVSTRRR, encoded by the coding sequence ATGGCACGGGAGGGACGCACGGCGCTGCTGTGCAGCATGCCGGCGGTGGGACACGTCGGTCCGATGCTGGTCGTCGCGGAAGAGCTGCTGCGGCGAGGCTGGCGGGTCCGGTTCCTCACCGGGCGCCGCTATCGGGCCCAGGTCGAGGCGGCGGGCGCCGAGTACGCGCAGCTGCCGGCCGAGGCCGACACCCTCGACGAGGTGGGCACGGGTGAGCGCAACCGCGGCCGGGCCACCATCAACCTCGGGGTCGAGGAGGCCTTCGTCCGCCCCGCCTACGCCGCCGCGGACGCCGTGCTGCGACTCCTGGAGGAGGAGCCCGCGGAGGTCGTCCTCCACGACATGACGTTCCTCGGGGTGCAGGCGCTGTTCGCCCGGCCGGCCGACGACCGCCCGCTGATGGTGATGTGCGGGATCGGACCGGCCGGCTTCTCCAGCCGCGACTGCCCGCCGTACGGCCTCGGCATCATCCCCTCCTCGAACCGCGCATGGGGTCGGATGCGGGATGCGGTGCTCAACCGGACGGCCAAGCTCGTCCTCGCCCCGGCCCACAAGGCGCTCGACCGCTTCCTGGAGAGCGTGGGCGCCCCGACCCTGGACGGCTCCTTCTTCATGGACGTGCTCGCTCGAAGCGACCTGCTCGCGCAGTTCACGGTGCCGGAGTTCGAGTACCCGCGGAGCGACGCGCCCGACGCCCTGAGGTTCTACGGGCCGATGGCCGGACCTGCTCGCCGCCCAGGCCCGCCGCCCGAGTGGTGGCCTCGCCTGCAGGAGGGCACCCCGCTCGTGCACGTGACCCAGGGGACCGTCGCGAACACCGACTTCTCGGAGGTGATCGAGCCGACGCTCGCCGCTCTCGCCGACGAGCGGGTCCAGGTCGTGGTGTCGGCGGGCGGAGCAGCACTCGACGGCCTGCCCCCGCTCCCCTCGAACGCGTTCGCGGCGTCGTACCTCGACTACGAGGCCCTGCTGCCGCGCACCTCGGTGTTCGTGACCAACGGAGGCTACGGCGGGCTTCATCACGCGATGCGGTACGGGGTGCCCATCGTCATCGCGGGCGACTCGGAGGACAAGGTCGAGACCTCCGCTCGCGTGGAGTGGTCGGGAGTCGGTGTCAATCTCCGTACCGGACGCCCCACGCCCGACCAGGTGGGCACCGCCGTCCGCCGGCTGCTGGACGACCCGTCGTTCGCCCGACGGAGCGCCGCCCTCGGCGCCTCGATCAGCGCCGCACGCGGCGCGCGGGGGCTGGTCGACGACGTGGAGGCCGCCGTCTCGACGCGCCGGCGGTGA